From one Lolium rigidum isolate FL_2022 chromosome 4, APGP_CSIRO_Lrig_0.1, whole genome shotgun sequence genomic stretch:
- the LOC124708852 gene encoding peroxidase A2-like → MVSSSSLVSQLGLKAAVLVVVCLLLHGGGSGVAAKELCVDYYDHTCPNAYKIVQGVLVEAHKSDPRVFASLIRLHFHDCFVLGCDGSLLLNTFPGFESEKDAVPNNNSARRYDVVDAAKASLERACPGVVSCADILALAAEISVQLSGGPGWGVLLGRLDGRTSSKAQAENLPGPFDSLKNLTDKFSAVNLDVTDLVALSGAHTFGRAKCLFVTNRLYNFSGTNQPDPTLNPAYRAFLSARCPRNGDGNSLRDLDPTTPNTFDKNYFTNLEANRGYLDSDQLLKSDPGALRTTAPIVDRFAGSQDTFFKSFALSMIKMGNILPITDPSRGEIRKHCAFVN, encoded by the exons atggtttcttcttcttctctggtcTCCCAGCTAGGCCTCAAGGCGGCGGTGCTGGTGGTCGTGTGTCTCCTCCTCCACGGCGGCGGGAGCGGCGTGGCGGCGAAGGAGCTGTGCGTGGATTACTACGACCACACGTGCCCGAACGCATACAAGATCGTCCAAGGGGTGCTGGTGGAGGCTCACAAGTCCGACCCGCGCGTCTTCGCCAGCCTCATCCGCCTCcacttccacgactgcttcgtgCTGGGCTGCGACGGCTCGCTGCTGCTGAATACCTTCCCgggcttcgagtcggagaaggacGCGGTCCCCAACAACAACTCGGCGCGTCGATATGACGTCGTCGACGCCGCCAAGGCCTCCCTCGAGAGGGCGTGCCCCGGCGTCGTCTCATGCGCCGACATTCTCGCCCTCGCCGCCGAGATCTCCGTCCAGCTG TCTGGAGGACCTGGGTGGGGCGTGTTGCTGGGGAGGCTGGACGGCAGGACCTCCAGCAAAGCCCAGGCCGAGAACCTACCAGGCCCGTTCGACAGCCTGAAGAACCTCACAGACAAGTTCAGCGCCGTCAATCTCGACGTTACTGACCTCGTCGCCCTCTCAG GTGCCCACACATTCGGTCGTGCAAAATGTTTGTTTGTCACAAACCGTCTGTACAATTTCAGCGGTACGAATCAGCCTGACCCAACCCTAAACCCGGCTTACCGGGCGTTCCTGTCAGCGAGATGCCCAAGGAACGGTGATGGAAATTCTCTACGTGACCTTGATCCGACTACACCAAATACCTTTGACAAGAACTACTTCACGAACCTCGAGGCAAATCGCGGCTATCTCGACTCTGACCAACTGCTCAAATCAGACCCAGGTGCATTGAGGACGACCGCACCCATTGTCGATAGGTTTGCAGGTAGCCAGGACACCTTCTTTAAGAGCTTCGCATTGTCTATGATCAAGATGGgaaacattttaccaattacggaTCCCTCCCGTGGAGAAATCCGGAAACACTGCGCATTTGTCAATTGA